One part of the Alistipes onderdonkii genome encodes these proteins:
- a CDS encoding endonuclease/exonuclease/phosphatase family protein, whose amino-acid sequence MKLLKHIIRAGALCGLLLTTAAAEAQTVQLKVMEWNVLSFEMTDKSNQIDFIVDEYVDLIKAQNPDIVCINELETGTSRMGKEKLTELASRLGMYPYFIMSYPKDVGFYGNGILSKYPILNSFSAQFTYRHANGEGNYQWNTGTNYNRYGYDQRSIGYVDILVPTSDSDGQIVRIACAHYDHGPNAARTLQSNETVTYLGLDNPEYPTLLLGDLNTSASSLPALTERGDHIGVSWVDHIFGFPKGRWTSNDFKSLPCPSASGTASLSDHNPITATMVLK is encoded by the coding sequence ATGAAACTGTTAAAACATATCATCCGCGCAGGTGCCTTATGCGGCCTGCTCCTTACAACGGCTGCGGCCGAGGCGCAAACCGTGCAACTGAAAGTGATGGAATGGAACGTGTTGTCGTTCGAAATGACGGACAAGTCCAACCAGATCGACTTCATCGTCGACGAGTACGTCGACCTGATCAAGGCCCAGAATCCCGACATCGTCTGCATCAACGAGCTCGAGACCGGCACCAGCCGCATGGGCAAGGAGAAGCTGACCGAACTGGCGTCCCGCCTGGGCATGTACCCCTATTTCATCATGTCCTATCCCAAGGACGTGGGATTCTACGGCAACGGCATCCTCTCGAAATACCCGATCCTCAACTCGTTCTCTGCGCAGTTCACCTACCGACATGCCAACGGCGAGGGCAACTACCAGTGGAACACGGGCACGAACTACAACCGCTACGGCTACGACCAGCGCAGCATAGGCTATGTCGACATCCTCGTCCCGACCTCCGACTCCGACGGACAGATCGTACGCATCGCCTGCGCACACTACGACCATGGCCCCAACGCCGCGCGTACGTTGCAGTCCAACGAAACCGTAACCTACCTGGGACTGGACAACCCCGAGTACCCGACGCTGCTGCTCGGCGACCTGAACACCAGTGCGAGCAGCCTGCCGGCTCTCACCGAGCGTGGCGACCACATCGGCGTGTCGTGGGTAGACCATATCTTCGGATTCCCCAAAGGAAGATGGACGAGCAACGATTTCAAATCTCTTCCCTGCCCCAGTGCCAGCGGTACGGCGTCGCTCTCCGACCACAATCCGATCACGGCAACCATGGTGCTCAAATAA
- the rpmB gene encoding 50S ribosomal protein L28: MKVCEITGKVAIVGNNVSHSHHKTKRKFSPNLKTKRFWSEQEGRWITLKVSAAGMKTINKKGLAVALREAAAPKSVY; this comes from the coding sequence ATGAAAGTTTGCGAAATCACAGGCAAGGTAGCGATCGTGGGCAACAACGTCTCGCACTCGCACCACAAGACCAAACGCAAATTCAGCCCCAATCTGAAAACCAAGCGTTTCTGGTCCGAGCAGGAAGGCCGCTGGATCACCCTGAAGGTGTCGGCAGCCGGAATGAAAACAATTAACAAGAAGGGTCTTGCAGTAGCACTGCGCGAGGCTGCCGCACCCAAGTCCGTTTACTAA
- a CDS encoding SusC/RagA family TonB-linked outer membrane protein encodes MKMNLTTSEKNRGIVRFLLTSMLLCLLIHPAQAQDRVTVTGRLTDTSHAPLIGASVIEQGTTNGVTTDTEGNYQISVSGNATLGFSFIGYKPQSVAVLNRTVIDVTLEEDATMIGEVVAIGYGSQRKEDLSMAVTTVKLDEAAKSRASNLATILQGRMPGVTVQQTGDPMKPASFTIRGRGSKGNDDDPTSGDGVLVVVDGVPNAPYMMEDVETITVLKDAASAAIYGASVGSSGVILITTKKAQSGKLRVDVNVSLGFEKVTNLPKMLTAEQYNEVWAKTVEKNPGSQLPSASNPEVYPWGNVTRTDWLDEIFQTGFTQHYAATISGGSEKVQSIFSVSYDKKDGVLLNTYSESFNGKLQTDFKLTNWLKISERASFVVSNGQGNVDTSHQGPIMGAIWYPRAASVYEMNEDGTYARDEKGNRYYGGTSPEWADVNGTPMLYNPVAYLERMHRKYPEHKIFSTTSIEIKPISSLTIKSDFTVDLRNKESDEFYPTMTEKGLRRDINYREQFFDRDNHWLSETIATYAQVFGRHHISAMAGFTADFKRLHSREVYSRGYPDNDINSSIWDQANDWTSNTPKESKYEQTMVSFLARLGYSFDDRYFLVGSVRRDASSKLPTSKNYDWFPSVSGSWKLSSEKFFQNAGLDKVFDLVKFRAGWGRIGNVDLYPNNVATVELLNYQYPIIFGQNLDQLLQGTYLNTIPNYSARWETTEQTSAGLDLTMFKNKLNISVDYYHKVTKDLIDYIPTPEQIGVADPPMGNMGNVLNKGWEFSVNYNGSAAQGKLTYNVWGNFSTNKGYVREYGVRQGAVMHTSPNLNSNPILYSDAGQPWYSFMVYRTAGIFRSQDEINKYIYKNPETGEAKLLMPDAKVGDLIFIDTNNDGVINDDDKTFAGSYTPKNTFSFGGSLNWKGFDFSFFFQGVTGNKVYNGLKQMAMNGRNDYGNLISDVFNSWDFDPQGSKYPRLGLVTGSDTNGNYSKFSDIFLEDGDYLRLKNITLGYTLPKSVSRFVGMENGSLRVYMSVDNVCTITGYSGVDPEVGNYGIDRGVYPVSRFFNFGVNINF; translated from the coding sequence ATGAAAATGAATTTGACTACTTCGGAGAAGAACAGGGGCATCGTCCGCTTTCTTCTGACGAGTATGCTGCTGTGCCTACTCATTCATCCGGCCCAAGCGCAAGACCGCGTCACGGTTACAGGGCGTCTGACCGACACCAGCCATGCACCGCTCATCGGCGCTTCGGTCATAGAACAAGGGACGACCAACGGCGTTACGACCGATACGGAAGGTAACTACCAGATCTCCGTAAGCGGCAACGCGACCCTCGGCTTCTCGTTCATCGGCTACAAACCCCAGAGCGTCGCAGTCCTGAACCGCACCGTGATCGACGTCACGCTGGAGGAGGATGCCACGATGATCGGCGAAGTCGTAGCCATCGGTTACGGTTCGCAGCGCAAGGAAGACCTCTCGATGGCCGTGACGACCGTCAAGCTCGACGAAGCGGCCAAAAGCCGCGCCTCGAACCTGGCGACCATCCTCCAGGGCCGTATGCCGGGCGTCACCGTACAGCAGACCGGCGACCCGATGAAACCCGCCTCGTTCACCATCCGCGGCCGCGGATCGAAAGGCAACGACGACGACCCGACCTCGGGCGACGGCGTACTTGTCGTCGTGGACGGCGTGCCCAACGCCCCCTACATGATGGAGGACGTCGAGACGATCACCGTGCTCAAGGATGCCGCCTCGGCTGCAATCTACGGTGCATCGGTTGGTTCGAGCGGCGTCATCCTCATCACGACGAAGAAGGCCCAGAGCGGCAAACTCCGCGTAGACGTGAATGTCTCGCTCGGCTTCGAGAAGGTGACCAACCTGCCGAAGATGCTCACGGCGGAACAGTACAACGAAGTGTGGGCAAAAACCGTGGAGAAGAACCCCGGCAGCCAGCTTCCCAGCGCCTCCAACCCGGAGGTATACCCCTGGGGCAACGTAACCCGCACCGACTGGCTGGATGAGATTTTCCAGACCGGTTTCACGCAGCACTACGCCGCAACGATCTCGGGCGGCAGCGAGAAGGTACAGTCCATCTTCTCGGTATCCTACGACAAGAAGGACGGCGTGCTGCTCAACACCTACAGCGAGAGTTTCAACGGCAAATTGCAGACCGACTTCAAACTCACCAACTGGCTCAAGATTTCGGAGCGTGCGTCGTTCGTGGTATCCAACGGACAAGGCAACGTGGACACCAGCCACCAGGGCCCGATCATGGGCGCCATATGGTACCCGCGCGCGGCTTCGGTCTACGAGATGAACGAGGACGGGACATACGCCCGCGACGAGAAGGGCAACCGCTATTACGGCGGTACGAGCCCCGAGTGGGCGGACGTGAACGGCACGCCGATGCTCTACAACCCGGTGGCATACCTCGAAAGGATGCACCGCAAATACCCCGAGCATAAGATCTTCTCGACGACCTCGATCGAAATCAAGCCGATCTCGTCGCTGACGATCAAGTCCGACTTCACGGTCGACCTGCGCAACAAGGAGTCCGACGAGTTCTACCCCACCATGACGGAGAAAGGCCTGCGGCGCGACATCAACTACCGCGAACAGTTCTTCGACCGGGACAACCACTGGCTCTCGGAGACGATCGCGACCTACGCACAGGTATTCGGCCGGCACCACATCAGCGCGATGGCGGGCTTCACGGCCGATTTCAAGAGGCTGCACAGCCGGGAAGTCTATTCGAGAGGGTATCCCGACAACGATATCAACAGTTCGATTTGGGATCAGGCCAACGACTGGACTTCGAACACGCCCAAGGAGAGCAAATACGAACAGACCATGGTGTCGTTCCTGGCCCGCCTGGGTTATTCGTTCGACGACCGTTATTTCCTGGTGGGCAGCGTGCGCCGCGACGCATCCTCGAAACTGCCCACGAGCAAGAACTACGACTGGTTCCCCTCGGTATCGGGATCGTGGAAACTCTCGTCCGAAAAATTCTTCCAGAATGCAGGCCTCGACAAGGTTTTCGACCTGGTCAAGTTCCGCGCAGGCTGGGGCCGTATCGGTAATGTCGACCTCTATCCGAACAACGTGGCAACCGTTGAGCTCCTGAACTACCAATACCCGATCATCTTCGGCCAGAACCTCGACCAGCTGCTCCAGGGAACCTACCTCAACACGATTCCCAATTATTCCGCCCGCTGGGAAACCACCGAGCAGACCAGCGCGGGCCTCGACCTGACGATGTTCAAGAACAAACTGAACATCAGCGTGGATTACTACCACAAGGTAACCAAAGACCTGATCGACTACATTCCCACGCCCGAGCAGATCGGTGTGGCGGATCCTCCCATGGGCAATATGGGCAACGTACTGAACAAAGGCTGGGAGTTCTCGGTGAACTACAACGGCAGTGCGGCACAGGGCAAGCTGACCTACAACGTCTGGGGCAACTTCTCGACGAACAAGGGTTACGTACGCGAATACGGGGTACGCCAGGGCGCCGTGATGCACACCTCGCCCAACCTGAACAGCAACCCGATCCTCTACTCCGATGCAGGGCAACCCTGGTATTCGTTCATGGTCTACCGCACGGCAGGCATCTTCCGTTCGCAGGACGAAATCAACAAGTACATCTACAAGAACCCCGAAACCGGCGAGGCGAAACTGCTGATGCCCGACGCGAAGGTCGGCGACCTGATCTTCATCGACACCAACAACGACGGCGTGATCAACGACGATGACAAGACCTTCGCAGGTTCCTACACCCCCAAGAACACCTTCTCGTTCGGAGGCTCGCTCAACTGGAAAGGCTTCGACTTCAGCTTCTTCTTCCAGGGCGTGACCGGCAACAAGGTCTACAACGGCCTCAAGCAGATGGCCATGAACGGCCGCAACGACTACGGCAACCTCATTTCCGACGTATTCAACAGCTGGGACTTCGACCCCCAAGGCAGCAAATACCCCCGCCTGGGCCTGGTTACGGGCAGCGATACGAACGGTAACTACAGCAAATTCTCCGACATATTCCTCGAAGACGGCGACTACCTGCGCCTGAAGAACATCACGCTGGGTTACACGCTGCCCAAGAGCGTCAGCCGCTTCGTCGGGATGGAGAACGGTTCGCTGCGTGTCTACATGAGCGTCGACAACGTATGCACGATCACCGGTTATTCGGGCGTCGATCCCGAGGTCGGCAACTACGGTATCGACCGCGGTGTTTACCCCGTATCGCGTTTCTTCAATTTCGGTGTGAACATTAATTTCTAA
- a CDS encoding ATP-binding protein, producing the protein MKRTLFLSVLFGMLLVTAHAGNESHQQVDSTLYAYYRWCNNNIRDTAVLSKADTLFRLSGEKHDIRMQAVALSMKADHYYFNNDLDSLKAWIPRVQDFARKHNQLKYYYFTWSRLILYYTKQAQYTLAQYELEQYMSQAEKDNYKPATADAYKQLGHIYRTRGLKEASVEYYRKAIDFMIQNGLDKFQLSNLYSELATMLMDLRRYPEAAEAIEKGKACIPLPEYIWSLKIKEVLLLLQTDQIAKAKALFEEIKAGHGGYLTDINLTEIQLAIYKSSHEYTKALATIERLIGLFGNEGYAESYFYYIYKTRADTYAALGNFGPAYEDLQHFIDLYHKRVNDDNEKTLGEFATLLDVNRLNVEKAELHQQAQEERLHRTQLGTIGLACILLLATVFIAVMLRMNRHLARAKRAAEESNRMKGIFIRNITHEINTPLNSIVGFAELAAASDDADAAERQSYIGIIQENSGYLQKLVDDVLYVAGLESSETPPVMGPTEINECCLECIQKVSQYSPRAADIRFVPACEKFHLHTSRVLISKAITEMLRNAVHFAADGDITLAYTLDGGNRRITFTVTDSGPGIPASEAEHIFGRFVKLDTFSQGLGLGLTVCRLIASALDGTIKLDTDYSGGARFVLSIPLR; encoded by the coding sequence ATGAAAAGAACCTTATTCCTGTCGGTGTTGTTCGGTATGCTCCTCGTTACGGCCCATGCTGGAAACGAAAGCCACCAACAAGTTGACAGTACGCTTTACGCCTATTACCGCTGGTGTAACAACAACATACGCGACACGGCCGTCCTCAGCAAGGCGGACACGTTGTTCCGGCTCTCGGGCGAGAAGCACGACATCCGGATGCAGGCCGTTGCGCTGAGCATGAAAGCCGACCATTACTATTTCAACAACGACCTCGATTCGCTCAAGGCATGGATTCCCCGCGTGCAGGATTTCGCCCGCAAGCACAACCAGCTCAAATATTATTACTTCACATGGTCGCGGCTGATCCTCTATTATACCAAGCAGGCGCAATACACGCTCGCCCAATACGAGCTGGAGCAGTATATGTCGCAGGCCGAAAAGGACAACTACAAGCCCGCAACCGCCGATGCATACAAACAACTCGGGCACATCTACCGCACACGGGGGCTGAAAGAGGCATCGGTGGAATACTACCGCAAGGCAATCGACTTCATGATCCAGAACGGGCTCGACAAATTCCAGCTCTCGAACCTCTATTCGGAACTCGCGACCATGCTGATGGATCTGCGACGCTATCCCGAAGCCGCGGAGGCGATCGAAAAGGGCAAGGCCTGCATCCCCCTGCCTGAGTATATCTGGTCGCTGAAAATAAAGGAAGTGCTCCTGCTTCTCCAGACCGACCAGATCGCCAAGGCCAAAGCCCTGTTCGAAGAGATCAAGGCCGGACACGGCGGTTACCTCACCGATATCAACCTGACCGAAATCCAGCTGGCGATCTACAAATCCTCGCACGAATACACCAAGGCGCTCGCAACGATCGAGAGACTGATCGGACTGTTCGGGAACGAAGGCTACGCGGAATCGTATTTCTACTATATTTACAAAACCCGCGCGGACACCTACGCAGCACTCGGCAACTTCGGGCCCGCCTATGAGGACTTGCAGCACTTCATCGACCTGTATCACAAGCGGGTCAACGACGACAACGAAAAGACACTCGGGGAATTCGCCACGCTGCTCGACGTCAACCGGCTGAACGTGGAAAAGGCCGAACTGCACCAGCAGGCGCAGGAAGAGCGCCTGCACCGCACCCAATTGGGCACCATCGGCCTGGCGTGCATCCTCCTGCTGGCCACCGTCTTCATCGCGGTGATGCTCCGCATGAACCGCCACCTCGCCCGCGCGAAGCGGGCCGCCGAAGAGAGCAACCGGATGAAGGGCATCTTCATCCGCAACATCACACACGAAATCAATACGCCGCTCAACTCCATCGTCGGGTTTGCAGAGCTGGCCGCAGCCTCGGACGATGCCGACGCCGCCGAACGGCAATCCTATATCGGCATCATCCAGGAAAACAGCGGCTACCTGCAAAAACTCGTGGACGACGTACTCTACGTCGCCGGGCTCGAATCGTCGGAAACCCCGCCGGTCATGGGGCCGACCGAGATCAACGAATGCTGCCTGGAGTGCATTCAGAAGGTCTCGCAGTACAGCCCCCGGGCGGCCGACATCCGTTTCGTCCCGGCATGCGAAAAATTCCACCTGCACACCTCCCGCGTGCTGATATCCAAAGCCATCACCGAAATGCTGCGCAATGCCGTGCACTTCGCGGCCGACGGCGATATCACGCTCGCCTACACGCTCGACGGCGGCAACCGCCGCATCACGTTCACGGTAACCGACTCGGGCCCCGGCATCCCGGCTTCCGAGGCCGAGCATATTTTCGGCCGCTTCGTCAAACTCGACACCTTCTCGCAAGGGCTTGGGCTCGGGCTGACGGTATGCCGGCTGATCGCCTCAGCCCTGGACGGCACGATAAAACTCGACACGGACTACAGCGGAGGGGCACGTTTCGTACTTTCGATACCGCTACGTTAA
- a CDS encoding DUF4919 domain-containing protein: protein MKPILWGLLLALGCSLPGKAQQPAAADSCRMQADEQAGTSAMAAPTADDPFAQDSVWQEATAGEGLDFMVFGRHARDDRYYGQLAERFEKADTTLFGSDFLVLYYGYAYRDEYDGGYGRDPWNEATKEKRYAEAYDALNSALKKAPATPHALSDALWIARELGRPDEEVQRLEWRLYALLTWISLLGDGSEQYPAVVVNVRDEYTLMYDYMGVRQVLGQQLIRKDDGIPYDKIDIEPLDTPDSKISEVWFDVSYPFTMLASPGHWAKKLTGETLTKDTAPENEPGVPSPGE from the coding sequence ATGAAACCAATCCTCTGGGGCTTATTGCTCGCACTGGGATGCAGCCTTCCGGGAAAAGCCCAGCAACCGGCCGCGGCAGACAGTTGCCGCATGCAGGCCGATGAACAGGCCGGCACATCCGCCATGGCAGCACCGACAGCCGACGACCCCTTCGCGCAGGATTCGGTATGGCAGGAAGCGACGGCCGGCGAAGGACTCGATTTCATGGTTTTCGGCCGCCATGCACGCGACGACAGGTATTACGGGCAACTCGCCGAACGCTTCGAGAAGGCCGACACGACACTTTTCGGTTCCGACTTCCTCGTGCTTTATTACGGGTACGCCTACCGTGACGAATACGACGGGGGCTACGGCCGGGATCCGTGGAACGAAGCGACCAAGGAAAAGCGCTATGCGGAGGCATACGACGCATTGAATTCCGCCCTGAAGAAAGCCCCGGCAACGCCCCACGCGCTGTCGGATGCTTTGTGGATCGCCCGGGAACTCGGACGGCCCGACGAAGAGGTGCAACGGCTCGAATGGAGGCTTTATGCCCTGCTGACATGGATAAGCCTGCTCGGGGACGGGAGCGAACAGTATCCGGCGGTCGTGGTCAACGTCCGTGACGAATATACCCTCATGTACGATTACATGGGCGTCCGGCAAGTCCTGGGGCAGCAACTCATCCGCAAAGACGACGGCATCCCGTACGACAAGATCGACATAGAACCGCTGGACACACCCGACTCCAAAATCTCGGAGGTATGGTTCGATGTCAGCTACCCGTTCACCATGCTGGCGTCCCCCGGACATTGGGCAAAAAAACTCACGGGCGAAACACTCACAAAGGACACCGCCCCAGAAAACGAACCCGGCGTCCCGTCCCCGGGAGAATAG
- the rpmG gene encoding 50S ribosomal protein L33 has protein sequence MAKKGNRVQVILECTEQKQSGVPGMSRYITTKNKKNTPDRLERKKYNPFLKKVTVHREIK, from the coding sequence ATGGCAAAGAAAGGCAACAGGGTTCAGGTCATTCTCGAATGCACCGAACAGAAACAGAGCGGAGTTCCGGGAATGTCCCGTTACATCACGACGAAAAACAAAAAGAACACCCCCGACCGTCTGGAGCGTAAAAAGTACAATCCGTTTTTGAAGAAGGTCACCGTTCACCGTGAAATTAAATAG
- the ftsY gene encoding signal recognition particle-docking protein FtsY gives MGFFDIFKKKQDNAAADIPESRQQQQEELSAGLEKTKTGIFSKLARAVAGRSTVDADVLDDVEEVLITSDVGVETTVKIIRRIEERVARDKYMNTSELQSILREEVMSLMEESHGSEKHFGLDARQGEPYVVMVVGVNGAGKTTTIGKLAAQLTKAGLKVWIGAADTFRAAAIDQLKVWADRAGATMIRQEMGSDPASVAFDTLTSAKANGADVVLIDTAGRLHNKVNLMNELTKIRNVMGKVIPGAPHEVMLVLDGSTGQNAFEQARQFTQATQVTSLTITKLDGTAKGGVVIGISDQFHIPVRYIGIGEGIDQLRIFDRREFVNALFGHETK, from the coding sequence ATGGGATTTTTCGATATTTTCAAAAAGAAACAGGATAACGCCGCAGCAGACATTCCGGAAAGCCGGCAACAGCAGCAGGAAGAGCTCAGCGCAGGGCTCGAAAAGACCAAGACCGGAATCTTCTCGAAACTCGCCCGCGCCGTAGCAGGCCGCTCGACGGTCGATGCCGACGTGCTGGACGACGTGGAGGAGGTGCTGATTACGTCGGACGTGGGCGTGGAAACCACGGTGAAGATTATCCGGCGCATCGAAGAGCGCGTAGCGCGCGACAAATATATGAACACCTCCGAGCTCCAGTCCATCCTGCGCGAAGAGGTTATGTCGCTGATGGAGGAGTCGCACGGCTCGGAGAAGCATTTCGGGCTCGACGCCAGGCAGGGCGAACCCTACGTGGTGATGGTCGTCGGCGTCAACGGCGCGGGCAAGACCACCACCATCGGCAAGCTCGCTGCACAGCTGACCAAGGCCGGACTGAAAGTCTGGATCGGCGCCGCCGATACGTTCCGCGCTGCAGCCATCGACCAGCTCAAAGTCTGGGCCGACCGCGCCGGGGCGACGATGATCCGTCAGGAGATGGGTTCCGACCCGGCATCAGTAGCGTTCGACACGCTGACGTCGGCCAAGGCCAACGGCGCCGACGTGGTGCTGATCGACACGGCAGGCCGCCTGCACAACAAAGTCAACCTGATGAACGAACTGACCAAAATCCGCAACGTCATGGGCAAGGTCATCCCGGGGGCCCCGCACGAGGTGATGCTGGTGCTCGACGGTTCCACGGGACAAAATGCCTTTGAACAGGCACGGCAGTTCACGCAGGCGACGCAGGTCACTTCGCTCACCATCACCAAGCTCGACGGCACGGCCAAAGGCGGCGTGGTGATCGGCATCAGCGACCAGTTCCACATCCCGGTGCGCTACATCGGGATCGGGGAAGGCATCGACCAGCTCCGCATTTTCGACCGCAGGGAGTTCGTGAACGCCCTGTTCGGCCACGAAACGAAATAA
- a CDS encoding RagB/SusD family nutrient uptake outer membrane protein: protein MKKILIIASLALCCSLLASCEDFLDTKKYGAKTDWETQEDVEKALVALFSFNTNDAEGVTGRGITWFECCSDDMTVGRPQGEAEDIRNFRMSPSNGRDVKNNWKIMYEVNAKANNIIKVVPTMNLDNAFKTKATGTAYFFRGFAMLWLSPYYGDNGPNGGIPIILDTTEPAAMDSPRPASVLQNYDQIISDLREAGERLPLFSQLAPQEYGMPHKAAAWAFAARAALYAAQFDAKYYDTVIEMCDKVMGLTGADKRELFDDGTDKAFANLWRKQQNFGSEYIFSLLGSAVDGPKFHGMSFQNGGWGLYNHWGYFQPTLSLWNAFESGDTRRDATIIYPGQTIRFMGRDIVFGSSSYSISSDTGMSFRKFLSPWEEADCKGKEVNSNGDNASNTLGTCLIRFADVLLMKAEALIWKNGEGDAEAKQLLNRIRKRARLPENSPATKAELKNQRRCELAFEFMPSRHLDMVRWGDAKEAYAKPTQRVNSHWDYDLQQVVIDAPSNYDNGRTFDPVINQVFPIPVTAFNGTVNLTQNQGY from the coding sequence ATGAAAAAGATATTGATAATAGCCAGCCTCGCCCTCTGCTGTTCCCTCTTAGCGAGCTGCGAAGACTTCCTCGACACCAAGAAATACGGAGCCAAGACGGACTGGGAGACCCAGGAAGACGTAGAGAAAGCACTCGTCGCCCTCTTCTCCTTCAACACGAACGACGCCGAGGGCGTCACGGGCCGCGGCATCACGTGGTTCGAATGCTGCAGCGACGACATGACCGTAGGCCGCCCCCAGGGCGAAGCCGAAGACATCCGCAACTTCCGCATGTCGCCCAGCAACGGCCGCGACGTGAAGAACAACTGGAAGATCATGTACGAGGTCAACGCCAAGGCCAACAACATCATCAAGGTCGTCCCGACGATGAACCTCGACAACGCGTTCAAGACCAAAGCCACCGGCACCGCCTATTTCTTCCGCGGGTTCGCCATGCTGTGGCTCTCGCCCTACTACGGTGACAACGGCCCCAACGGCGGCATTCCGATCATCCTCGACACGACGGAGCCCGCAGCCATGGACAGCCCGCGCCCGGCCTCCGTATTGCAGAACTACGACCAGATCATCAGCGACCTGCGCGAAGCCGGCGAACGCCTGCCCCTCTTCTCGCAGCTCGCACCCCAAGAGTACGGCATGCCCCACAAGGCCGCAGCCTGGGCCTTCGCCGCACGCGCAGCCCTCTATGCAGCCCAGTTCGACGCCAAATACTACGACACGGTCATCGAAATGTGCGACAAGGTGATGGGACTTACCGGCGCCGACAAGCGCGAGCTGTTCGACGACGGCACGGACAAGGCCTTCGCAAACCTCTGGCGCAAGCAGCAGAATTTCGGCAGCGAATATATCTTCTCGCTGCTGGGCAGCGCGGTCGACGGCCCGAAATTCCACGGCATGTCCTTCCAGAACGGCGGCTGGGGTCTGTATAACCACTGGGGTTATTTCCAGCCCACCCTTTCCCTGTGGAACGCATTCGAATCGGGCGACACCCGCCGCGACGCGACGATCATCTACCCCGGGCAGACGATCCGCTTCATGGGCCGGGACATCGTATTCGGCAGCAGCTCCTATTCGATCTCCTCGGATACGGGCATGTCGTTCCGCAAATTCCTCTCCCCGTGGGAAGAGGCCGACTGCAAAGGCAAGGAGGTGAATTCCAACGGCGACAACGCCAGCAACACGCTCGGCACCTGCCTCATCCGCTTCGCCGACGTCCTGCTAATGAAAGCCGAGGCGCTGATCTGGAAGAACGGCGAAGGCGACGCCGAAGCCAAACAGCTGCTCAACCGCATCCGCAAACGCGCCCGTCTCCCGGAGAACAGCCCGGCGACCAAAGCCGAGCTCAAGAACCAGCGCCGCTGCGAACTGGCGTTCGAGTTCATGCCGAGCCGCCACCTGGACATGGTTCGCTGGGGCGACGCCAAGGAGGCCTATGCCAAACCCACGCAGCGCGTGAACTCGCACTGGGATTACGACCTGCAGCAGGTGGTCATCGACGCGCCGAGCAACTACGACAACGGGCGTACGTTCGACCCCGTCATCAACCAGGTGTTCCCGATCCCCGTAACGGCATTCAACGGCACGGTGAACCTGACCCAGAACCAAGGTTATTAG
- a CDS encoding DUF4295 domain-containing protein, translating to MAKKVVATLKTGTGKNFTKCIKMVKSDKTGAYMFKEGIIPNDQVKEFFEEKK from the coding sequence ATGGCAAAGAAAGTAGTCGCAACACTGAAAACCGGCACGGGTAAGAACTTTACGAAGTGCATCAAGATGGTCAAGTCGGACAAGACCGGTGCTTACATGTTCAAGGAAGGCATCATTCCCAACGACCAGGTCAAGGAATTCTTCGAAGAGAAGAAATAA